Proteins co-encoded in one Bacillus infantis NRRL B-14911 genomic window:
- a CDS encoding chromate transporter → MKHADIFLAFFRVGILGYGGGPSSIPLVHKEVVEKYKWMDSDEFGDVLALGNALPGPIATKMAGYIGYRVAGVWGMLNAIIATIVPTIILMVLLLTVLNSYKDQPWVQGMSMAVVPVVAVMLATLTWDFVKKSVKSNLGWGWTLLFVAGSLVVLEVLNVHPAIIIIGLLLGALLKKDRSGKNAEKEKSSA, encoded by the coding sequence ATGAAGCATGCAGACATATTCTTAGCCTTTTTCAGGGTAGGAATCCTGGGCTATGGCGGGGGGCCATCCTCTATTCCGCTCGTCCATAAAGAAGTGGTGGAAAAATATAAATGGATGGATTCAGATGAGTTTGGTGATGTGCTTGCGCTCGGTAACGCTCTTCCGGGACCGATCGCTACGAAAATGGCCGGCTATATCGGCTACCGGGTTGCAGGGGTCTGGGGGATGCTGAATGCCATCATCGCGACGATTGTGCCGACGATCATTCTGATGGTGCTTCTCCTGACCGTGCTGAATTCCTATAAAGACCAGCCTTGGGTGCAGGGGATGTCAATGGCGGTTGTGCCTGTCGTTGCCGTCATGCTTGCCACTTTGACCTGGGACTTTGTGAAAAAATCAGTCAAATCGAATCTCGGCTGGGGCTGGACGCTGCTTTTTGTGGCCGGAAGCCTGGTTGTATTGGAGGTCCTGAACGTTCATCCCGCAATCATAATCATTGGTTTATTGCTCGGGGCACTCCTTAAAAAGGATAGATCTGGCAAAAATGCGGAAAAGGAGAAAAGCTCAGCATGA
- a CDS encoding sporulation protein: MLLLRKYMSLIGVGSARIDLILPKLSYHPGESICGYFNIEGGTIDQQIKRIECDLVVTDETGESVVDSTTILTTKKIESDECNHMPFHFTLPETLQPSGKKRSYRFKTRMIFNEGVKSADLDEITINQA, from the coding sequence ATGTTGCTTTTACGAAAGTATATGTCATTGATTGGTGTCGGTTCGGCGAGGATTGACCTTATATTGCCAAAGCTGAGCTACCATCCGGGCGAGAGCATTTGCGGTTATTTCAACATTGAGGGAGGCACAATCGACCAGCAGATCAAACGTATTGAGTGCGATCTGGTTGTCACTGATGAAACTGGAGAGAGTGTAGTAGACTCAACCACCATCCTGACTACGAAAAAAATTGAATCGGACGAGTGCAACCATATGCCGTTCCACTTTACTCTGCCGGAGACACTGCAGCCGTCCGGCAAAAAGCGCTCCTACCGTTTTAAGACGCGTATGATTTTTAATGAGGGCGTTAAAAGTGCAGATTTAGATGAAATCACTATTAATCAAGCTTAA
- the hpf gene encoding ribosome hibernation-promoting factor, HPF/YfiA family translates to MNYNIRGENIEVTPAIREYVEKKIAKLEKYFTETPDANVHVNLKTYNNNRSKVEVTIPMQNLVLRAEEDHEDMYAAIDLIVDKLERQIRKHKTKVNRKFREKGSPTLMFASFDEPEAPVLEEEDNDLEVVRQKSFDLKPMDNEEAILQMNLLGHSFYVFTNAETNRTNVVYKRKDGRYGLIEAQ, encoded by the coding sequence ATGAATTATAACATTCGTGGTGAAAACATTGAGGTAACTCCAGCGATTAGAGAATACGTAGAGAAGAAGATTGCGAAACTGGAAAAATATTTTACTGAAACTCCTGATGCAAATGTACATGTAAACTTAAAAACGTATAATAATAACCGCTCCAAAGTGGAAGTGACCATTCCGATGCAGAATCTGGTGCTCCGTGCTGAGGAGGATCATGAAGATATGTATGCGGCGATCGATTTGATTGTGGATAAGCTTGAGCGTCAGATCCGCAAGCACAAAACGAAGGTGAACCGTAAGTTCCGTGAGAAGGGAAGCCCGACGCTGATGTTCGCTTCTTTTGATGAGCCGGAGGCACCTGTCCTGGAAGAAGAGGATAATGATCTTGAGGTTGTCCGCCAGAAGAGCTTTGATTTGAAGCCGATGGACAATGAAGAGGCGATCCTGCAGATGAATCTTCTCGGCCACAGCTTCTATGTGTTCACCAACGCGGAAACAAACCGCACCAATGTAGTCTATAAGCGTAAAGACGGCCGCTATGGCCTGATTGAAGCTCAATAA
- a CDS encoding flagellar protein FliT, which yields MSSVERLYVLTAGLIEKLEQGDERDEKIGWIEAALEERDQLMKEVQPPYSEGEKAFGKKLLDLNIRLSQLLQKEKAMIQKDIKGLSIKKESNNKYVNPYQSMATDGMFYDKRK from the coding sequence ATGAGCTCTGTTGAACGGCTGTATGTTTTAACGGCCGGGCTGATTGAAAAGCTGGAGCAGGGAGACGAACGCGACGAAAAGATAGGCTGGATTGAAGCAGCCCTTGAAGAGAGGGACCAGCTGATGAAGGAGGTCCAGCCGCCGTATTCAGAAGGGGAAAAGGCATTCGGGAAAAAGCTGCTTGACCTCAATATCCGATTGTCACAGCTGCTGCAGAAGGAAAAGGCGATGATCCAGAAGGATATCAAAGGCTTGTCCATTAAGAAGGAATCGAACAATAAATATGTGAATCCATATCAGTCGATGGCAACGGACGGTATGTTTTACGATAAACGAAAATAG
- the fliS gene encoding flagellar export chaperone FliS, which produces MATKNPYQSYQQNSVTTASPGELTLMLYNGCLKFINQAKKAIVDKNIEAKNTNIQKAQNIIRELMVTLNMELEVSQNMMSLYDYMNRQLVEANLKSDAAILDEVEGLVTEFRDTWKEVIQVNRQKQFSQAGQI; this is translated from the coding sequence ATGGCCACAAAAAATCCATATCAATCATATCAGCAGAATTCGGTTACGACGGCTTCGCCTGGGGAGCTGACGCTGATGCTTTATAATGGCTGCCTGAAGTTCATCAATCAGGCGAAGAAGGCAATTGTTGATAAGAATATTGAAGCAAAGAATACGAACATCCAGAAGGCGCAGAACATCATCAGGGAATTGATGGTGACGCTCAATATGGAATTGGAAGTATCACAGAATATGATGTCGCTCTATGATTATATGAACCGCCAGCTGGTTGAGGCGAATTTGAAGAGTGATGCAGCTATCCTGGATGAGGTGGAAGGCCTTGTGACTGAGTTCCGTGATACATGGAAAGAGGTTATCCAGGTGAACCGACAGAAGCAGTTCAGCCAGGCGGGGCAGATTTAA
- the fliD gene encoding flagellar filament capping protein FliD, translated as MVRIGGLASGMDIDQLVSDLMKAERMPLDKMKQKKQVMEWQRDDYRSMNTLLLNFRTELTQMKLSTSYRARSTSSTNEARVTATATSAAALASYSISNVKKLASAATKVNTAALSADKEKKIDVSKSLLESSGSFAEAIEWKTGSVETKTINPAEAGKEFSLGLAKGVSLAAGTESYMNVKVNGKTFGVVTDINQLNENNVYVDTENGKLTFKNSIAKSSSIKVDYIADKKIDTFAFSEDASNFTLSKGQPSSISSIVITDKDQKASTYTVVNGENGLWDITDDSGKVGTVDPATGKVMFNGINLKDASVKVEYQQSYFNFNVGSHTSKGFVSENFNIQGTESLNNVINKVNSSSAGVSMFYDSFKDKVTLTRTETGNFHGLDSNPVDKDGKEIARTPLADDEIVTSGDFINRVLGFEKAAETGGDNAVFTINGLETERSSNTFDISGVTFSLKQTFSDAPVNISINNNTNAIFDNIKGFVEKYNELIGKIQGEISEEKYKSYTPLTDEQREQLSDKQQEQWEEKAKSGTLRRDPTLTSLLTSMRTDFYTSVNSEGINPLYKQLSAIGIKTTANYLEGGKLEINEAELKKAIEADPASIEKLFNASGTTNDQKGIVQRLYDTVNTSMEKVKLKAGNSFSTNQQFTMGKQLDSLNKSIDSFESRLTQVENRYWSQFTAMEKAIQRSNEQMAYLMQQFGG; from the coding sequence TTGGTTAGGATCGGTGGATTGGCAAGTGGAATGGACATAGATCAGCTTGTGTCGGATTTAATGAAGGCTGAGCGGATGCCTTTGGATAAGATGAAGCAGAAGAAGCAAGTGATGGAATGGCAGCGGGATGATTACCGCTCAATGAACACTCTGCTGCTTAATTTTCGGACAGAGCTAACTCAAATGAAGCTTTCAACAAGTTACCGGGCGCGCTCTACTTCTTCAACAAATGAGGCGAGAGTAACAGCGACAGCTACGAGTGCAGCTGCATTGGCCTCTTACTCGATTTCAAATGTGAAGAAACTGGCATCAGCGGCTACGAAGGTTAATACAGCGGCCTTATCTGCTGATAAAGAAAAAAAGATCGATGTAAGCAAATCGCTGCTGGAGAGCTCAGGCAGTTTTGCAGAGGCGATTGAATGGAAAACCGGAAGTGTTGAAACGAAAACTATTAATCCGGCAGAAGCAGGAAAAGAGTTTTCTTTAGGGCTGGCTAAGGGAGTAAGTCTTGCAGCAGGTACTGAGAGTTATATGAATGTGAAGGTAAACGGAAAAACCTTTGGAGTTGTTACCGACATTAATCAATTAAACGAAAATAATGTCTATGTCGACACAGAGAATGGAAAATTAACCTTCAAAAATTCAATTGCAAAGAGCAGCTCCATCAAGGTGGATTATATTGCTGACAAAAAAATAGATACCTTTGCTTTTTCTGAAGATGCCAGCAACTTTACTCTATCAAAGGGTCAGCCCAGTTCTATTTCTTCGATTGTAATAACTGATAAAGATCAGAAAGCTTCTACTTATACAGTGGTTAATGGAGAAAACGGGTTATGGGATATTACTGATGATTCGGGAAAAGTCGGTACTGTTGACCCTGCCACCGGAAAAGTGATGTTCAACGGAATTAATCTGAAGGATGCTAGTGTCAAAGTAGAGTATCAGCAAAGCTACTTTAATTTCAATGTTGGTTCTCATACTTCAAAAGGATTTGTGTCGGAAAACTTTAATATCCAGGGCACAGAGTCCCTTAATAATGTGATAAACAAAGTAAACTCTTCGTCTGCCGGTGTTTCAATGTTCTATGATTCCTTTAAGGATAAAGTGACTTTAACTCGGACTGAAACAGGAAACTTCCATGGGTTGGATTCCAATCCGGTTGATAAAGATGGGAAAGAGATAGCTAGAACCCCATTAGCAGATGACGAAATCGTTACTTCTGGCGATTTTATTAACAGAGTTCTTGGATTTGAAAAAGCGGCAGAAACAGGCGGAGATAACGCCGTCTTTACTATTAACGGCCTTGAAACAGAACGGAGCTCTAACACCTTTGATATCAGCGGAGTCACCTTTTCTTTAAAGCAGACCTTCTCTGATGCTCCGGTCAATATATCAATCAATAATAATACAAATGCAATCTTTGATAATATTAAGGGCTTTGTGGAGAAGTATAATGAACTGATCGGCAAGATTCAGGGTGAGATCTCCGAGGAAAAATATAAATCCTACACACCGCTCACTGACGAACAGCGTGAGCAGCTTTCTGATAAGCAGCAGGAACAGTGGGAAGAGAAGGCTAAAAGCGGTACACTGCGAAGAGACCCGACCCTTACTAGCCTTCTTACATCAATGAGAACGGATTTCTACACGTCCGTTAACAGCGAGGGGATCAATCCTTTATACAAACAGCTCTCAGCCATCGGCATTAAAACGACGGCAAACTATCTTGAAGGCGGTAAGCTTGAGATTAATGAGGCGGAGCTTAAAAAAGCGATCGAAGCTGATCCGGCTTCCATTGAAAAGCTGTTTAACGCATCTGGAACAACGAATGATCAAAAAGGAATTGTTCAGCGTCTCTATGATACAGTCAATACTTCAATGGAGAAAGTCAAGCTGAAGGCAGGAAACTCTTTTTCCACTAACCAGCAATTTACGATGGGTAAGCAGCTTGATAGCCTTAACAAAAGCATCGACAGCTTTGAAAGCCGTTTGACCCAAGTTGAAAACCGCTACTGGTCCCAATTCACCGCCATGGAAAAAGCAATCCAGCGATCCAACGAACAGATGGCGTACCTGATGCAGCAATTCGGAGGATAA
- the flaG gene encoding flagellar protein FlaG, producing the protein MIERLSGQSVVPYSPRTTSLDKAVTQVNIEQDIIISTEKDTYRNEDSKEKLGDIIEGMNEFLQPSNTSLKFELHEKLNEYYVTIVDNDTHEVVKEIPSKKMLDMYAAMTEFVGLVVDKKI; encoded by the coding sequence ATGATCGAGAGGCTTTCAGGGCAGAGCGTTGTCCCCTATTCACCTAGAACAACATCTTTAGACAAAGCGGTAACGCAGGTAAATATAGAACAAGATATTATTATTTCAACAGAAAAAGATACTTATCGAAATGAAGATAGCAAAGAAAAGCTCGGTGATATCATCGAGGGAATGAATGAGTTTCTACAGCCCTCAAATACCTCCCTTAAATTCGAGCTTCATGAAAAATTAAATGAGTATTACGTTACAATTGTAGATAATGATACTCACGAGGTTGTGAAGGAGATTCCTTCAAAAAAAATGCTTGATATGTATGCTGCCATGACAGAGTTTGTCGGGCTGGTGGTTGATAAAAAGATTTAA
- a CDS encoding flagellin, translated as MKVNVRTMAKEMMNQTKNSILSQAAQAMLAQSNQMPQGVLQLLR; from the coding sequence ATGAAAGTAAATGTTCGCACGATGGCGAAAGAAATGATGAATCAAACAAAGAATTCTATTCTTTCTCAAGCAGCACAAGCAATGCTGGCTCAATCCAATCAGATGCCTCAAGGAGTATTACAACTCTTGAGATAA